In Nocardia sputorum, a single genomic region encodes these proteins:
- a CDS encoding peptide synthetase, whose protein sequence is MSNAPVFRRKITPTERLYFATRRVTPPFVMHLAVHGDGSLDPAALQAAVDAASAACPGSRLVRDGRDWVDSGLAATVRVVPGWTLNYAALEQDAVLNSPIGPTPDRTTEVLLLTGAQTTVLFRAFHGVMDGMGLRMWVDDVFRALRGRTPLGAPDPVADAELVARVGAAGKPTLVLPTFAAPTGRGRQDPAAPRWLLRHRTIEATGKGIVARVAAVLAAESDTRSRFMIPVDLRRHGPGLRSTANLALPLFLDVAPGEDWETVRERMRTGLREKRELNELDNGKLSQFPDAVVRAVLHGASWLGARLNRNMVSATVSHLGAFDLAEMAVPGWTPTTMRVLPQHSGAMPLLFAMVESRGKLELTVSCRNGAGIEPRLEALLDKITARLEAELAPHRAAVG, encoded by the coding sequence ATGAGCAACGCCCCTGTCTTCCGCCGGAAGATCACGCCCACCGAACGCCTCTATTTCGCCACGCGGCGGGTGACCCCGCCGTTCGTGATGCACCTCGCCGTCCACGGCGACGGCAGCCTGGACCCGGCGGCGCTGCAAGCCGCCGTCGACGCCGCCTCGGCGGCCTGCCCAGGGTCCCGCCTGGTGCGCGACGGGCGCGACTGGGTGGACAGCGGTCTGGCCGCCACGGTGCGCGTCGTGCCGGGCTGGACGCTGAACTACGCCGCACTGGAGCAGGACGCGGTGCTCAACAGCCCGATCGGTCCCACGCCGGATCGCACCACCGAGGTCCTGCTGCTGACCGGTGCGCAGACCACCGTGCTGTTCCGCGCCTTCCACGGCGTGATGGACGGCATGGGCCTGCGAATGTGGGTGGACGATGTGTTCCGCGCCCTGCGCGGACGAACGCCACTCGGTGCGCCCGACCCGGTCGCCGACGCCGAACTGGTCGCGCGCGTCGGCGCCGCGGGGAAACCGACCCTGGTCCTGCCGACGTTCGCGGCGCCGACCGGCCGCGGCCGCCAGGATCCGGCGGCCCCGCGCTGGCTGCTGCGCCACCGCACGATCGAGGCGACCGGCAAGGGCATCGTCGCGCGGGTGGCCGCGGTGCTGGCCGCGGAGTCGGATACGCGCTCCCGCTTCATGATTCCGGTCGACCTGCGCAGGCACGGTCCCGGCCTGCGCTCTACCGCGAACCTGGCGCTGCCCCTGTTTCTCGACGTGGCGCCCGGCGAAGACTGGGAGACGGTCCGGGAGCGGATGCGCACCGGCCTGCGGGAGAAGCGGGAACTGAACGAGCTCGACAACGGCAAGCTGTCGCAGTTCCCGGACGCCGTCGTCCGCGCCGTGCTGCACGGCGCCAGCTGGCTCGGGGCCCGGCTGAACCGCAACATGGTCTCGGCCACCGTCTCTCATCTGGGCGCCTTCGATCTCGCTGAGATGGCCGTGCCCGGCTGGACGCCGACGACCATGCGGGTGCTGCCGCAGCACAGCGGCGCGATGCCGCTGCTGTTCGCCATGGTCGAGTCGCGCGGGAAGCTGGAGCTGACCGTCTCCTGCCGTAACGGCGCGGGCATCGAGCCCCGGCTGGAGGCGCTGCTGGACAAGATCACCGCGCGGCTCGAAGCCGAACTCGCGCCGCACCGGGCGGCCGTCGGATGA
- a CDS encoding NAD-dependent epimerase/dehydratase family protein, with the protein MSKVLVTGASGFLGGALVRRLVRDGEHDVSILVRRSSNLADLGSDLDKIQLVYGDLTDPASLERATRGVDIIFHSAARVDERGTREQFWNENVRATERLLEAARRGGASRFVFISSPSALMDYYGGDQLDVDESVPYPRRYLNLYSETKAAAERAVLAADTDGFRTCALRPRAIWGAGDRSGPIVRMLGRAGAGTLPDLSFGRTVYASLCHVDNIVEACVLAAASDAVGGKAYFIADAEKTDVWGFLGQVAVRLGYRPPTRKPNPKVIDAAVRVIETIWRVPAVATRWSPPLSRYAVALLTRSATYDTSAAARDFGYRPVVDRDSGLTAFLAWLDSQGGAVELTRDLR; encoded by the coding sequence ATGAGCAAAGTTCTGGTGACCGGCGCGTCCGGATTTCTCGGCGGCGCGCTGGTGCGCAGGCTGGTACGCGACGGCGAGCACGATGTGTCGATTCTGGTGCGCCGCAGCAGCAATCTGGCCGATCTCGGCTCGGACCTCGACAAGATCCAGCTGGTCTACGGCGATCTGACCGATCCCGCCTCGCTCGAGCGAGCCACCCGCGGGGTCGACATCATCTTCCACAGCGCGGCCCGCGTGGACGAGCGCGGCACCCGCGAACAATTCTGGAACGAGAACGTCCGCGCCACCGAACGGCTGCTCGAAGCCGCCCGGCGCGGCGGGGCCTCGCGGTTCGTGTTCATCTCCAGCCCGAGCGCGCTGATGGACTACTACGGCGGCGACCAGCTCGACGTCGACGAATCGGTGCCGTATCCCCGGCGCTACCTGAACCTGTACTCGGAGACCAAAGCCGCGGCCGAGCGGGCGGTCCTGGCCGCCGACACCGACGGCTTCCGCACCTGCGCGCTGCGCCCCCGCGCGATCTGGGGCGCGGGCGACCGCTCCGGTCCCATCGTGCGGATGCTCGGCCGGGCCGGCGCGGGAACGCTGCCGGACCTGTCGTTCGGCCGCACCGTGTACGCCTCGCTGTGCCACGTCGACAACATCGTCGAGGCCTGTGTGCTGGCGGCCGCGTCGGACGCGGTGGGCGGTAAGGCGTATTTCATCGCGGACGCCGAGAAGACCGACGTCTGGGGATTTCTCGGCCAGGTGGCGGTCCGGCTGGGATACCGGCCGCCGACCAGGAAACCCAACCCCAAGGTGATCGACGCGGCGGTGCGCGTCATCGAGACGATCTGGCGGGTCCCGGCCGTCGCGACGCGCTGGTCGCCGCCGCTGTCGCGCTACGCCGTCGCTCTGCTGACCCGCAGCGCCACCTACGACACCAGCGCCGCCGCACGCGATTTCGGCTATCGGCCGGTCGTCGATCGCGACAGCGGACTGACCGCCTTCCTCGCCTGGCTGGACAGCCAGGGCGGCGCTGTCGAACTCACCCGCGATCTGCGCTGA
- a CDS encoding fatty acid CoA ligase family protein, giving the protein MTTGTSWQAIDRFRAVVRTDPTRVAVRYADGVGPDGLPAYRQLTYRELDAWSDTIAQRLAASGVGTGTRTIVLVLPSPELYAIMFGLLKLGAVAVVIDPGMGVRKMLRCLRAVDAEAFIGIPQAHALRVLFQRGFRTVRTAVTVGRRWFWRGESLREWGRTPTGPIPSGRPVTEDDLLFIAFTTGSTGPAKAVRLTHGNLAAMVEQVHVARGEVAPEVSLITLPLVGVLDLLLGSRCVLPPLIPSKVGATDPTHVVDAIQRFGVRTMFASPAVLIPLLEHLRVRPAALDSLDSVYSGGAPVPDWCIAGLREVLGADAKVVAGYGSTEALPMSTIESRELLDGLVERAHRGAGTCLGRPSHRVQARIVAITDDAIPTWARAEELAGGLVDTRGIGELVVAGPNVSPGYYWPPQANALGKIVDGDRIWHRTGDLAWIDEHGRIWFCGRKSQRVVTAHGPMFTVQVEQICNTVAGVARTALVGIGTRGSQRPVLCVELKPGADAEVVEVTLRAHTARFDLTRTITDFLVHPAFPVDIRHNAKIGREQLTVWAAERLRTDNRR; this is encoded by the coding sequence GCCGTGCGCTACGCGGACGGGGTCGGCCCCGATGGCCTGCCGGCCTACCGGCAGCTGACCTATCGCGAATTGGACGCGTGGTCGGACACGATCGCCCAGCGGCTCGCCGCGTCGGGAGTGGGCACCGGGACGCGCACCATCGTGCTGGTGCTGCCGAGTCCCGAACTGTACGCGATCATGTTCGGGCTGCTGAAGCTCGGCGCGGTGGCCGTGGTGATCGACCCCGGCATGGGCGTGCGAAAGATGTTGCGCTGCCTGCGCGCCGTGGACGCCGAGGCGTTCATCGGCATCCCGCAGGCGCACGCGCTGCGGGTGCTGTTCCAGCGGGGCTTCCGCACCGTGCGCACCGCGGTCACGGTCGGCAGGCGCTGGTTCTGGCGCGGCGAGTCGCTGCGGGAGTGGGGCCGCACGCCCACCGGCCCGATCCCCTCGGGCCGACCGGTCACCGAGGACGATCTGTTGTTCATCGCGTTCACCACCGGCAGCACCGGGCCGGCCAAGGCCGTGCGGCTGACGCACGGCAACTTGGCGGCGATGGTGGAGCAGGTGCACGTGGCGCGGGGTGAGGTGGCGCCGGAGGTCTCGTTGATCACTCTGCCGCTGGTCGGCGTGCTGGATCTGCTGCTCGGCTCGCGCTGCGTGCTGCCGCCGCTGATTCCGAGCAAGGTCGGGGCGACCGATCCCACGCACGTGGTCGACGCGATCCAGCGGTTCGGCGTGCGGACCATGTTCGCCTCCCCCGCCGTGCTGATTCCACTGCTCGAGCATCTGCGCGTCCGCCCGGCCGCGCTGGACTCGCTCGACAGCGTCTATTCCGGTGGTGCTCCGGTGCCGGACTGGTGCATCGCCGGACTGCGTGAAGTGCTCGGTGCGGACGCGAAGGTCGTCGCGGGCTACGGATCCACCGAGGCGCTGCCGATGTCCACCATCGAGTCCAGGGAACTGCTGGATGGATTGGTCGAACGGGCGCATCGCGGCGCGGGAACCTGTCTCGGCAGGCCCTCCCACCGAGTGCAGGCCCGTATCGTCGCCATCACCGACGACGCCATCCCGACGTGGGCGCGGGCCGAAGAACTCGCGGGCGGGCTGGTGGATACGCGCGGCATCGGCGAACTGGTGGTCGCGGGGCCGAACGTCAGCCCCGGGTACTACTGGCCGCCGCAGGCGAACGCGCTGGGCAAGATCGTCGACGGCGACCGGATCTGGCACCGCACCGGCGATCTCGCGTGGATCGACGAGCACGGGCGGATCTGGTTCTGCGGACGCAAGAGCCAGCGGGTGGTCACGGCGCACGGACCGATGTTCACCGTCCAGGTCGAGCAGATCTGCAACACCGTCGCGGGCGTGGCGCGCACGGCGCTGGTGGGCATCGGGACGCGGGGATCGCAACGGCCGGTGCTGTGCGTCGAACTGAAGCCCGGCGCGGACGCCGAGGTCGTCGAGGTGACGTTGCGCGCCCACACGGCGCGATTCGACCTCACCCGGACGATCACCGACTTCCTGGTCCACCCGGCGTTCCCGGTGGACATCCGGCACAACGCCAAGATCGGCCGCGAACAGCTCACGGTGTGGGCGGCCGAACGGCTTCGAACGGACAACCGACGATGA